A stretch of the Mycolicibacterium celeriflavum genome encodes the following:
- a CDS encoding SDR family oxidoreductase, which translates to MAGTPAGLLQDKVVVISGVGPALGTTLARRCAEAGADLVLAARTVERLEDVAKEVTDLGRRALSVGTDITDDAQVRNLVEETMTAYGKVDVLINNAFRVPSMKPLADTTFEHMRDAIELTVFGALRLIQGFTPALAEANGSVVNVNSMVVRHSQAKYGAYKMAKSALLAMSQSLATELGEQGIRVNSVLPGYIWGGTLESYFNHQAGKYGTTVDEIYKATAAASDLKRLPTEDEVASAILFMASDLSSGITGQALDVNCGEYKA; encoded by the coding sequence ATGGCCGGTACGCCCGCAGGACTTCTGCAGGACAAAGTCGTCGTCATCAGCGGTGTCGGTCCCGCACTCGGCACCACCCTGGCGCGACGGTGCGCGGAAGCCGGCGCCGACCTGGTGCTCGCCGCGCGGACGGTCGAACGACTCGAGGATGTCGCCAAGGAGGTCACCGATCTGGGCAGGCGTGCCCTTTCGGTGGGCACCGACATCACCGATGATGCTCAGGTGCGCAACCTCGTCGAGGAGACCATGACGGCGTACGGCAAGGTCGACGTGTTGATCAACAACGCGTTTCGGGTGCCCTCGATGAAACCGTTGGCCGATACCACCTTCGAGCACATGCGCGACGCGATCGAGCTGACGGTGTTCGGCGCGCTGCGGTTGATCCAGGGCTTCACCCCCGCGCTGGCGGAGGCCAACGGATCGGTCGTCAACGTCAACTCGATGGTGGTGCGTCACTCGCAGGCCAAGTACGGCGCCTACAAGATGGCGAAGTCGGCGCTGCTGGCGATGTCGCAGTCGCTGGCCACCGAGCTTGGTGAGCAGGGCATTCGGGTGAATTCCGTGCTGCCCGGCTACATCTGGGGCGGCACGCTGGAGAGCTACTTCAACCATCAGGCCGGCAAGTACGGCACTACGGTCGACGAGATTTACAAGGCCACGGCTGCGGCATCGGACCTCAAGCGACTGCCCACCGAGGACGAGGTGGCCTCGGCGATCCTGTTCATGGCCAGCGATCTGTCCAGCGGCATCACCGGGCAGGCGCTCGACGTCAACTGCGGGGAATACAAAGCATGA
- a CDS encoding sensor domain-containing protein codes for MDSPQPRAEPPVAPITAGQVGDLLSPKVAKADGNLFVSVDPQDCAGLAREVDPPFIADHGPAAYDGGHWTTVLGGREVYVEEMAGVYRADFNSKDALAQAKRTIDSCRGRTFEVTSMAQRVYAFQLLPPVESDSPEILLWSFKGDDWACDSAFVAAHNAAVEISTCGPANGYDVNKLAHDALERIEALANTTA; via the coding sequence GTGGACAGCCCGCAACCCAGGGCCGAGCCGCCGGTCGCACCGATCACTGCGGGACAGGTCGGCGATCTGTTGAGTCCGAAGGTCGCCAAGGCCGACGGCAACTTGTTCGTTTCCGTCGACCCCCAGGACTGCGCGGGGTTGGCGCGTGAGGTCGACCCGCCGTTCATCGCCGATCACGGTCCCGCCGCGTACGACGGCGGGCATTGGACCACCGTCCTCGGCGGTCGCGAGGTGTACGTCGAGGAGATGGCCGGTGTCTATCGTGCGGACTTCAACTCGAAAGACGCCCTGGCGCAAGCCAAGCGAACGATCGATTCCTGTCGCGGTAGGACCTTCGAGGTGACCAGCATGGCACAGCGCGTGTACGCCTTCCAGCTTCTTCCGCCCGTCGAATCCGATTCCCCCGAAATCCTGTTGTGGTCGTTCAAGGGCGATGACTGGGCATGTGACAGCGCATTCGTCGCCGCGCACAACGCGGCCGTCGAGATCTCGACATGCGGCCCCGCCAACGGCTACGACGTCAACAAGCTTGCCCACGATGCACTGGAACGCATTGAAGCGCTGGCCAATACGACGGCTTGA
- a CDS encoding RecQ family ATP-dependent DNA helicase, whose translation MRTREAAQALLEQLAGPTAVLRDDQWAAIEALVVHRRRALVVQRTGWGKSAVYFIAAKLLRTDGHGPTVIVSPLLALMRNQVAAAERAGVHAATINSSNVADWDDIHRRVHRGELDVLLVSPERLNNPDFRDAVLPALARDAGLVVVDEAHCVSDWGHDFRPDYRRIRTLIADLGVDVPVLATTATANDRVVDDVAAQLGVGGSEAGSTLVLRGGLDRESLRLSVVNAGNPAQRAAWLAAHLDSLPGSGIVYTLTVAQAHDVAALLREQGHPVAAYTGSTEAAEREQLEADLLANRVKALIATSALGMGFDKPDLGFVVHLGAPSSPIAYYQQVGRAGRSTDSAEVVLLPGREDQDVWRYFASVAFPPEALVRKVIRELDAERPQSTAALEPLVDLNRTRLEMVLKVLDVDGAVRRVKGGWVGTGQEWAYDEPRYRKLDESRKREQQAMLGYQATDRCRMAFLRAQLDDPDLDDGDRCGRCDNCAGPRYDGTVDTTAEERTRASLMRPGVELTPRKQWPSGLSRLGIDLKGRIGDGPACGRTIGRLTDLGWGARLRHLLDAPDSEVPGEMVQAAVQVLAAWDWEDRPTAVMALDSHSHPVLIASLARELARLGRLTDLGVLRYAPGRRPVSAANSAYRVAALCDAWTAPDPALIAAAGGPVLLVDDVADTGWTLTMASRLVRAAGAPAVLPFTLAGVS comes from the coding sequence GTGAGGACTCGCGAAGCCGCACAGGCGCTTCTCGAACAGCTGGCGGGTCCGACCGCCGTACTGCGCGACGACCAATGGGCCGCCATCGAAGCGCTGGTGGTGCACCGGCGGCGCGCTCTCGTCGTACAGCGCACCGGCTGGGGTAAGTCCGCGGTCTACTTCATCGCCGCCAAACTGCTGCGCACCGACGGGCACGGCCCGACGGTGATCGTGTCGCCGCTGCTGGCGCTCATGCGAAACCAGGTGGCCGCCGCCGAGCGGGCCGGAGTGCACGCCGCGACCATCAACTCGAGCAACGTCGCCGACTGGGACGACATCCACCGCCGGGTGCACCGCGGCGAGCTCGACGTCCTGCTGGTCAGCCCGGAACGGTTGAACAATCCCGACTTTCGCGACGCGGTGTTGCCCGCGCTGGCGCGCGATGCCGGGTTGGTGGTGGTCGACGAGGCGCACTGCGTATCGGACTGGGGTCATGACTTCCGGCCCGACTACCGCCGGATCCGCACCCTGATCGCCGACCTCGGCGTGGACGTGCCGGTGCTCGCGACCACCGCGACCGCCAACGACCGGGTGGTCGACGACGTCGCGGCGCAGTTGGGCGTCGGCGGCTCCGAAGCCGGAAGCACCCTGGTGCTTCGCGGTGGGCTGGACCGGGAGTCGCTGCGCCTGTCGGTGGTCAACGCCGGCAACCCGGCGCAGCGAGCGGCATGGCTTGCCGCACATCTGGATTCGTTGCCCGGCTCCGGCATCGTCTACACCCTGACCGTTGCGCAGGCACATGACGTCGCCGCACTGCTGCGCGAACAGGGACATCCGGTGGCGGCCTATACCGGTTCCACCGAGGCAGCCGAACGCGAACAACTCGAGGCGGACCTGCTGGCAAACCGCGTCAAGGCGCTGATCGCGACGTCGGCGCTCGGCATGGGGTTCGACAAACCCGACCTCGGATTCGTCGTGCATCTCGGCGCGCCGTCCTCGCCTATCGCCTACTACCAGCAGGTCGGCCGCGCCGGGCGGTCGACGGACAGCGCCGAGGTCGTCCTGCTGCCCGGCAGAGAAGATCAGGACGTCTGGCGGTACTTTGCGTCCGTCGCATTCCCACCGGAAGCGTTGGTGCGCAAGGTGATCAGGGAGCTAGACGCGGAACGCCCGCAGTCGACGGCCGCGTTGGAACCGCTTGTCGATCTCAATCGGACCCGGTTGGAGATGGTTTTGAAGGTGCTCGACGTCGACGGTGCGGTGCGGCGTGTCAAGGGCGGCTGGGTCGGCACCGGCCAGGAGTGGGCCTACGACGAACCGCGCTACCGCAAGCTCGACGAGTCGCGCAAGCGGGAACAGCAGGCGATGCTCGGCTACCAGGCGACCGACCGCTGCCGGATGGCCTTCCTGCGGGCGCAACTCGACGATCCCGACCTCGACGACGGTGATCGTTGCGGCCGCTGCGACAACTGCGCGGGTCCGCGCTACGACGGGACCGTCGACACCACGGCCGAGGAGCGCACCAGGGCGTCGCTCATGCGGCCCGGGGTGGAACTCACGCCACGCAAACAGTGGCCGTCCGGATTGAGCAGGCTCGGGATCGATCTCAAGGGCCGAATCGGCGACGGCCCCGCTTGCGGCCGGACCATCGGCAGGCTGACCGACCTCGGCTGGGGAGCCCGCCTGCGACACCTGCTCGACGCCCCGGATTCGGAGGTGCCCGGGGAGATGGTCCAGGCTGCGGTGCAGGTGTTGGCCGCATGGGACTGGGAGGACCGTCCGACCGCGGTCATGGCGCTGGATTCACACAGTCATCCGGTGTTGATCGCGTCACTGGCGCGAGAACTGGCCCGCCTCGGCCGACTGACCGACCTCGGCGTCCTGCGGTACGCGCCCGGACGCAGGCCGGTGTCGGCGGCGAACTCCGCCTATCGGGTCGCCGCGCTGTGTGATGCGTGGACCGCACCCGATCCGGCGCTGATCGCCGCGGCCGGTGGGCCGGTGCTGCTCGTGGACGACGTGGCCGACACCGGCTGGACGCTGACGATGGCATCGCGCCTGGTCAGGGCCGCGGGTGCGCCGGCCGTGCTGCCGTTCACGCTGGCCGGCGTGAGCTGA
- a CDS encoding IclR family transcriptional regulator: MTRPAGRSSPPTERVVRILDYLAGHPDRRFGVSELARRLGLSKPTCLGIVTTLADAGYLVRDPGDKTYRLGPSLITLGHKAQESLRVSPAAREELRRLSSRFGVTAALSGVIDDRITLLDLVAPPGARPGVVVGQSYPFAPPVGLMFVLWDDEAQRDWLAKEPTIPLRTDTERLNRVIAECRAHGYLVERLTPGGRRLYSLMAGMSTDLPDELRALLGELVSDIGERVYLRAGSAGARRRHDISVISAPVYDHYQRQVMVASMHIGKSLTDNEITERARELVATADAVTTQLGGVKRGHTSPPTLNL, from the coding sequence ATGACTCGCCCCGCCGGCCGCTCGTCGCCGCCGACCGAACGCGTGGTGCGCATTCTGGATTACCTCGCCGGCCACCCCGACCGGCGGTTCGGTGTCTCCGAGTTGGCCCGCCGTCTCGGGCTGAGCAAGCCGACTTGCCTGGGTATCGTCACCACGCTCGCTGATGCGGGCTATCTCGTGCGCGACCCCGGCGACAAGACGTACCGGTTGGGCCCGTCGCTGATCACGCTCGGCCACAAAGCGCAGGAGTCGCTGCGCGTCAGCCCGGCCGCCCGCGAGGAGCTACGGCGGCTGTCGTCCCGCTTCGGGGTCACCGCGGCGCTGTCGGGGGTCATCGACGATCGAATCACGCTGCTCGACCTCGTCGCGCCGCCCGGCGCAAGGCCCGGTGTCGTGGTCGGGCAGAGCTATCCGTTCGCACCGCCGGTCGGGCTGATGTTCGTGCTCTGGGACGACGAGGCGCAGCGCGACTGGTTGGCCAAAGAGCCGACAATCCCGTTGCGCACCGACACCGAGCGGCTGAACCGGGTGATCGCCGAATGCCGCGCGCACGGGTACCTGGTCGAACGGCTGACACCCGGCGGGCGGCGGCTGTACTCGTTGATGGCGGGCATGTCGACCGATCTGCCGGACGAATTGCGCGCGCTGCTCGGCGAACTGGTATCCGACATCGGCGAGCGAGTGTATCTGCGCGCCGGGTCCGCCGGCGCCCGCAGACGACATGACATCAGCGTGATCTCGGCGCCGGTGTACGACCACTACCAACGTCAAGTCATGGTCGCGTCGATGCACATCGGAAAGTCGTTGACTGACAACGAAATAACCGAGCGGGCACGGGAATTGGTGGCGACGGCCGATGCGGTCACCACCCAACTGGGCGGAGTGAAGAGGGGACACACCTCCCCTCCCACTCTCAATCTATAG
- a CDS encoding heme-binding protein: protein MKMSVTTVRRGLYGMFAGGLLAFGSAAIVAPVASAQPAPAPAPDNTCSVSAIANTASTVSASTSNYLASHPETNEALTEIATQQQEQTTEAFRTYFAENPQVESELKAINEPVAAISSQCGIEVEPTPISEALSDV from the coding sequence ATGAAGATGTCCGTTACGACCGTGCGACGCGGCCTGTACGGCATGTTTGCAGGCGGCCTTCTCGCATTCGGTTCCGCCGCGATCGTCGCACCGGTTGCCAGCGCCCAGCCGGCCCCTGCGCCGGCGCCGGACAACACCTGCAGCGTGAGCGCAATCGCCAACACCGCGAGCACGGTGTCGGCGTCCACCAGCAACTACCTCGCCTCGCACCCCGAGACCAACGAGGCGCTGACGGAGATTGCCACGCAACAGCAGGAGCAGACCACGGAGGCGTTCCGCACCTACTTCGCGGAGAATCCGCAGGTCGAGTCCGAGCTCAAGGCGATCAACGAGCCGGTAGCGGCGATCTCGAGCCAATGTGGCATCGAGGTGGAGCCGACGCCGATTTCAGAGGCGTTGTCTGACGTCTAA
- a CDS encoding 2-keto-4-pentenoate hydratase, producing MLSDQVRQELAADLAQAERSRVPIAPLTDGHPDIDVVDAYEIQLINIRQRVAEGAKVIGHKVGLSSKAMQQMMNVDEPDYGHLLDEMAVFEDRPVKSADYLYPRVEVEVGFVLADDLPGAGCTEDDVLAATAAFAPAIELIDTRIKDWKIKLCDTIADNASSAGWVLGEARVSPKDIDITAIDAVLTRNGEVVAKGRSDAVLGNPVTAVAWLARKVDSFGVRLKAGDIVLPGSCTKAFDATPGAEYVADFAGLGSVHLSFE from the coding sequence ATGCTCAGTGACCAGGTGCGTCAGGAGCTCGCCGCCGACCTCGCGCAGGCCGAGCGCAGCCGGGTTCCGATCGCACCGTTGACCGATGGGCATCCGGACATCGACGTTGTCGATGCCTACGAGATTCAGCTGATCAACATCCGCCAACGCGTGGCCGAGGGCGCCAAGGTCATCGGTCACAAGGTCGGGCTGTCGTCCAAGGCCATGCAGCAGATGATGAACGTCGACGAACCCGACTACGGCCACCTGCTCGACGAGATGGCCGTCTTCGAGGACAGACCCGTCAAATCCGCGGACTACCTCTATCCCCGCGTCGAGGTGGAGGTGGGCTTCGTCCTCGCCGACGACCTTCCCGGCGCCGGTTGCACCGAGGACGATGTACTCGCCGCGACCGCCGCGTTCGCGCCCGCGATCGAGCTGATCGACACCCGTATCAAGGACTGGAAGATCAAGCTCTGCGACACCATCGCCGACAATGCGTCGTCGGCGGGCTGGGTGCTCGGGGAGGCCAGGGTCTCACCCAAGGACATCGACATCACCGCGATCGACGCCGTGCTCACCCGCAACGGCGAGGTCGTGGCGAAGGGCCGCAGCGATGCGGTGCTCGGCAACCCGGTGACCGCGGTGGCCTGGCTGGCGCGCAAGGTCGACAGCTTCGGCGTCCGCCTCAAGGCGGGCGACATCGTGTTGCCGGGATCGTGCACCAAGGCGTTCGACGCCACACCCGGCGCCGAGTACGTCGCAGATTTCGCCGGGCTGGGCTCGGTACACCTGAGTTTCGAGTAA
- a CDS encoding acetaldehyde dehydrogenase (acetylating) has translation MPEKLSVAIVGSGNISTDLLYKLLRSEWLEPRWMIGIDPESEGLARARKLGLETSHEGVDWLLAQDEKPDMVFEATSAYVHRDAAPKYAEAGIRAIDLTPAAVGPGVIPPANLREHLDAPNVNMVTCGGQATIPIVYAVERAVRDIGGVPYGEIVASVSSASAGPGTRANIDEFTKTTAAGVQNIGGAQRGKAIIILNPAEPPMIMRDTIFCAIPEDADQDAVAQSIKDVVAEVQTYVPGYRLLNEPQFDEPSMVNGGNHLVTTFIEVEGAGDYLPPYAGNLDIMTAAAAKVGEEIARKQVGASLSVSTGGQA, from the coding sequence ATGCCGGAAAAGCTTTCGGTCGCGATCGTCGGATCGGGCAACATCAGCACCGATCTGCTGTACAAACTGCTGCGCTCGGAGTGGCTCGAGCCGCGCTGGATGATCGGCATCGACCCGGAGAGCGAAGGCCTGGCCCGCGCCCGCAAGCTCGGCTTGGAAACCTCTCACGAGGGCGTGGACTGGCTGCTGGCGCAGGATGAGAAGCCCGACATGGTCTTCGAGGCCACCAGCGCCTACGTGCATCGCGACGCCGCCCCCAAGTACGCCGAGGCCGGCATCCGCGCCATCGACCTCACCCCGGCCGCGGTCGGCCCCGGCGTGATCCCGCCGGCCAATTTGCGTGAGCATCTCGACGCGCCGAACGTCAACATGGTCACGTGCGGTGGCCAGGCGACGATCCCGATCGTCTACGCGGTGGAGCGCGCGGTCCGCGACATCGGTGGGGTGCCCTACGGCGAGATCGTGGCATCGGTGTCGTCGGCGTCGGCAGGCCCCGGCACGCGGGCCAACATCGACGAGTTCACCAAGACCACCGCCGCGGGTGTGCAGAACATCGGCGGCGCCCAGCGTGGCAAGGCGATCATCATCCTCAACCCCGCCGAACCGCCGATGATCATGCGTGACACCATCTTCTGCGCCATCCCCGAGGACGCCGACCAGGACGCCGTCGCGCAGTCCATCAAGGATGTCGTCGCCGAAGTGCAGACGTATGTGCCCGGCTACCGGTTGCTCAACGAACCGCAATTCGACGAGCCGTCGATGGTCAACGGTGGCAACCATCTGGTCACGACGTTCATCGAGGTCGAGGGTGCGGGGGACTATCTACCGCCCTACGCTGGAAACCTGGACATCATGACCGCAGCGGCGGCCAAGGTGGGCGAGGAGATCGCCCGGAAACAGGTTGGGGCGAGCCTCTCCGTATCGACAGGAGGCCAGGCATGA
- a CDS encoding sulfotransferase family protein, translated as MSARTDVGTVEDLHASATKACGLDDFGSDDDNYREALAVLLEAYRKDADLTEFGSKMQRFFVRNALVARLVSEAAFKQYPEHADVPIERPIFVTGLPRTGTTAIHRLLAADPRHQGLELWLAEFPQPRPPRETWPANPVFAELDARFKKAHEENPDYTGLHYMTADEVEECWQLLRQSLHSVSYETLAHIPTYSQWLARQDWTKSYQRHRRNLQLIGLNEPEKRWVLKNPSHLFALDALFNTYPDALVIQCHRPVETIMASMCSLAQHTTEGWSNSFTGEVIGSDAMETWSRGLELFNRVRAEHDPAQFYDLDYFEFVKDPVRAVQDVYRHFGIDFTDDARAAMEHSHEESKQGPRAPKHTYSLADYGLSDEQVKDRFKGL; from the coding sequence ATGAGTGCGCGTACCGATGTCGGCACGGTGGAGGACCTCCATGCCTCGGCCACCAAGGCGTGCGGGCTCGACGATTTCGGCAGCGACGACGACAACTACCGCGAAGCGCTGGCGGTGCTGCTCGAGGCGTACCGCAAGGACGCCGATCTCACTGAGTTCGGCAGCAAGATGCAGCGGTTCTTCGTGCGCAACGCATTGGTGGCCCGGCTCGTGAGCGAGGCGGCGTTCAAGCAGTACCCAGAGCATGCCGACGTGCCGATCGAGAGACCGATCTTCGTCACGGGCCTGCCCCGCACCGGTACCACCGCCATTCACCGGCTGCTGGCGGCCGATCCGCGGCACCAAGGTCTTGAGCTTTGGCTTGCGGAGTTCCCGCAGCCGCGCCCGCCGCGCGAAACATGGCCGGCGAACCCTGTCTTCGCCGAGCTGGACGCAAGGTTCAAGAAGGCTCACGAGGAGAATCCGGACTACACCGGCCTGCACTACATGACCGCCGACGAGGTGGAGGAGTGCTGGCAGCTGCTGCGACAGTCGCTGCATTCGGTGTCCTACGAGACGCTGGCCCACATCCCGACGTACTCGCAGTGGCTGGCTCGACAGGACTGGACCAAGTCCTATCAGCGGCATCGCCGCAACCTCCAGTTGATCGGCCTGAACGAACCCGAGAAACGCTGGGTGCTGAAGAACCCGAGCCACCTGTTCGCGCTCGACGCGTTGTTCAACACCTACCCGGACGCGCTGGTCATCCAGTGTCACCGGCCGGTCGAGACGATCATGGCGTCGATGTGCTCGCTGGCCCAGCACACCACCGAAGGCTGGTCGAACAGCTTCACCGGCGAGGTCATCGGCAGTGACGCGATGGAGACGTGGTCACGCGGTTTGGAGTTGTTCAATCGGGTTCGCGCCGAACATGATCCGGCCCAGTTCTACGACTTGGACTACTTCGAGTTCGTCAAGGACCCGGTTCGCGCGGTGCAGGACGTGTACCGGCACTTCGGCATCGACTTCACCGACGATGCGCGAGCGGCGATGGAGCACAGCCACGAGGAGAGCAAGCAGGGCCCGCGCGCGCCCAAGCACACCTACTCGCTGGCCGACTACGGCCTGAGCGACGAGCAGGTCAAGGACCGCTTCAAGGGGTTGTAA
- the dmpG gene encoding 4-hydroxy-2-oxovalerate aldolase produces the protein MSVTEQIYFNPIWDVRMTDTSLRDGSHHKRHQFTKDEVHAIVSALDAAGVPVIEVTHGDGLGGSSFNYGFSKTPEQELIKLAAETAKESKIAFLMLPGVGTKEDIKEAQNNGGSICRIATHCTEADVSIQHFGLARELGLETVGFLMMSHTIPPEKLAKQARIMADAGCQCVYVVDSAGALVLEGVRDRVAALVDELGDDAQVGFHGHENLGLGVANSIEAVRAGAKQIDGSCRRFGAGAGNAPVEALIGVFDKIGVKTGIDFFDIADAAEEVVAPAMPAECLLDRNALIMGYSGVYSSFLKHAIRQSERYGVPAHKLLHRAGQRKLIGGQEDQLIDIALEIKREQDAAAASS, from the coding sequence ATGAGCGTCACGGAACAGATTTACTTCAACCCGATCTGGGACGTCCGGATGACGGACACCTCGCTGCGCGACGGCAGCCACCACAAACGTCACCAGTTCACCAAGGACGAGGTGCATGCGATCGTCTCGGCACTGGACGCCGCCGGAGTGCCGGTCATCGAGGTCACCCACGGTGACGGGCTGGGCGGATCCAGCTTCAACTACGGGTTCTCCAAGACGCCCGAGCAGGAGCTGATCAAGCTCGCCGCCGAGACCGCCAAGGAATCCAAGATCGCCTTCCTGATGCTGCCGGGTGTCGGCACCAAGGAAGACATCAAGGAGGCGCAGAACAACGGCGGGTCGATCTGCCGGATCGCTACGCACTGCACCGAGGCCGATGTGTCGATCCAGCACTTCGGCCTGGCCCGCGAACTCGGCCTCGAGACGGTTGGCTTCCTGATGATGAGCCACACCATTCCGCCGGAGAAGCTGGCCAAGCAGGCGCGCATCATGGCCGACGCGGGCTGTCAGTGTGTATACGTCGTGGACTCCGCAGGCGCTCTGGTACTCGAGGGCGTGCGCGACCGGGTGGCCGCTCTGGTCGACGAGTTGGGCGACGACGCGCAGGTCGGTTTTCACGGCCACGAGAACCTGGGCCTGGGGGTGGCCAACTCGATCGAGGCGGTCCGCGCGGGCGCCAAGCAGATCGACGGCTCGTGCCGCCGCTTCGGCGCGGGCGCGGGCAACGCGCCGGTCGAGGCGCTGATCGGGGTGTTCGACAAGATCGGCGTCAAGACCGGCATCGACTTCTTCGATATCGCCGACGCGGCCGAAGAGGTCGTCGCGCCCGCGATGCCCGCCGAATGCCTGCTGGATCGCAACGCGCTGATCATGGGCTACTCCGGGGTGTACTCGAGCTTCCTCAAGCACGCCATCCGCCAGTCCGAGCGCTACGGCGTGCCGGCGCACAAGCTGCTGCACCGCGCCGGCCAGCGCAAGCTCATCGGCGGCCAGGAGGACCAGCTCATCGACATCGCGCTGGAGATCAAGCGGGAGCAAGACGCGGCCGCGGCAAGTTCCTGA
- a CDS encoding glycosyltransferase: protein MRVCLSTWGSRGDVEPMAALAARLREFGAEVRLCAPPDFGELAARAGVPLIPLGRPIREFLHGDKPATPADAPQTAANLIDMQFDTVAAAAEGCDAVVASGLMPAGVRSIAEHLGIRYVCAMFHPGSIPSPHQTPLRRPGKPFPDGETDSRVLWDIDAERVDALYRDPLNRHRAARGLPPIRNVRDHVFTHKPWLACDPTLAPWPGSPYFEVIQTGAWILPDPRPLPDDLAAFLDSGAPPVYVGMGSVRAPADIAGVTMEAARALGYRVIVNRSWAGLTPPDASDDCFTVDEVNHQALFPRVGAVVHHGGAGTTTTAAAAGAPQVVVPQYADQPYWAQRVRVLGIGVAHDGPAPTRDTMTAALRTALSPQARARATAVAHQVRTDGATVAAKRLLDRRP, encoded by the coding sequence ATGCGGGTGTGCCTTTCGACGTGGGGGTCGCGCGGAGACGTCGAGCCGATGGCGGCGCTGGCGGCCCGGTTACGTGAATTCGGGGCGGAGGTCCGCCTGTGCGCGCCGCCGGACTTCGGTGAACTCGCCGCCAGGGCCGGTGTGCCGCTGATCCCGCTGGGCCGCCCGATCCGCGAGTTCCTGCACGGCGACAAGCCGGCGACGCCTGCCGACGCGCCCCAGACGGCGGCCAACCTGATCGACATGCAGTTCGACACGGTGGCCGCCGCCGCCGAAGGCTGTGACGCGGTGGTGGCCAGCGGCCTGATGCCCGCCGGTGTGCGCTCGATCGCCGAGCACCTCGGCATCCGCTACGTGTGCGCCATGTTCCACCCCGGGAGCATTCCGTCCCCGCACCAGACTCCTCTGCGGCGACCCGGCAAGCCGTTCCCGGACGGCGAGACGGACAGCCGGGTGCTGTGGGACATCGACGCCGAGCGCGTCGATGCGTTGTACCGCGACCCGCTGAACCGTCACCGCGCAGCGCGAGGGCTGCCGCCGATACGCAACGTTCGCGACCACGTCTTCACCCACAAGCCGTGGCTGGCCTGCGACCCGACGCTCGCTCCATGGCCTGGGTCGCCGTATTTCGAGGTCATCCAGACCGGCGCCTGGATCCTGCCCGACCCCCGTCCGCTGCCCGACGATCTGGCCGCGTTCCTGGACTCCGGCGCACCACCGGTTTACGTGGGTATGGGCAGCGTGCGGGCGCCCGCCGACATCGCCGGCGTGACGATGGAGGCCGCCCGCGCCCTGGGGTACCGCGTAATCGTCAACCGAAGTTGGGCGGGACTGACACCCCCTGACGCGAGCGACGACTGCTTCACCGTCGATGAGGTCAATCACCAGGCATTGTTTCCCCGCGTCGGCGCGGTGGTGCACCACGGCGGCGCTGGTACCACGACGACGGCGGCAGCGGCAGGCGCGCCGCAGGTCGTCGTGCCTCAGTACGCGGACCAGCCCTACTGGGCGCAGCGGGTGAGGGTGCTCGGCATCGGCGTCGCGCACGACGGTCCGGCGCCGACACGCGACACGATGACGGCCGCGCTGCGCACCGCCCTGTCGCCGCAGGCACGCGCAAGGGCAACCGCGGTCGCACACCAGGTCCGCACCGACGGCGCAACCGTGGCCGCGAAGCGGCTGCTGGATCGGCGGCCCTAG